In Setaria italica strain Yugu1 chromosome I, Setaria_italica_v2.0, whole genome shotgun sequence, the genomic window CTCGGCGATCCCCATGCTCGCGTAccggaggggcgccgccggcgccggcgccgggtggGCGCAGTGCGCGATCTGCCTCGCCGTGGTGCGGGACGGGGAGACGGTGCGGCTGCTGCCGGCGTGCGGGCACCTGTTCCACGTCGAGTGCATCGACCTGTGGCTGCGCTCCCACGCCACGTGCCCGCTCTGCCGGCGCGACGTCGGCGAGGCGGCCGCCGAGAAAGTttgagctcgccgccggcctctgGCTCAACTTCTTTCCCTCCATGATATCCACATCTCAGTACTTGTACGTGGTAGCTAGGAAATTAGGCATAGTTTCATTTTGATGCTAGAATTAAAGGATTTTTGTAGCCATCTGATTGGGGGAAAGctcattcttctttttttatgcaCTTGGTTTTGCCATTTTCATAACCTGCAATCATATGGATGCAAGATGCACATTGAAATATTAGACGTGTCTAAATCAGGAGACCCTGCAAGTAAATCCGATAAGGATTTGGATTAGATTGGGGTGTAAAAAATACAGGATGATGATGAAATGGTGGCAGCGTAGGTCAACTTTGGAAGGATATTGCAATGATCTATATCTATCGTCAAGGATATTATAAGGACAATAATTTTACTTCGTCATGCATCCTGATTTGATAGTAGCCAATATAAAATAATCTGCGAAATTGGTACTTCTGCCTTACTACATGTCCATCTGTGATGTCCTTATCTGGAACTTGTGTGCTTCTTGTAACTCATGGTGTCACTTCTTGCCAATGGCTCAATATACCATCTTGATTTTATAATACCCTCTATCTATGCGGACTGTCCTTTTTATAGGAGAAAGTCTCTGAAGGTAGATTAATAGATTCTGGTGATGAAACTTTTGTGCACTAAATTTAATATATGTATAGTATATAATCTGACTAataattgttggtcaaaattTGCAAACTTTGACCATTTCAAATCAAAATACGTCTTACATTGTTGAGCATAGAGAATACCATGTTTAGTCAACAAatggtgaaaataaaaatagagaaCCTTGTGTCCTTAGACTTTGGAAAAAAGGACAATAAAAAACCACATGTTTTAAAGACGTTTGCACTGCGGGTAGATTGAAATATCTCAAAATTTCGTGGCGAACTAAATGGACCACTGCCTAAAATATCTTTTGTCATCGTTACATATTTGCTGTCACTTCTGTAGTTCTTTCAGTTCGACAGAGCAGTTTGTGCAGAATCCTGCTCGAAAGTAAACCGTGTGGACAGGGCCGAACTTGATGGAAGCAGAGCACCACACTTCCATCCATCACAATTCCCAACCGGCAAGTACTCATTAGAAAGTGACATTAAAATATCTATGAGAGATCTTTTAGAAAGAAGATAGAGCAAATGCCATATAGGAAATCTGCTTCTTTAATCTAAATTTTGGTATCATCATTTTATTACGCAAATGTGTTAGTGTTAACTGCATTGTGTTTAGACTGTATCAGCACAAATTGCTTTTCTGCCAGGTGGATACATAATTTTAATGGAGGGGAGCTTCCCATATAGTAGTGTGGTGGCGGATGTTCGAGGGTACAACTCTACCTACCAGAGCTTAAATGTTGATGCCCCCCGATCTAATTACACTCATGCGAGTTTTTCTAACGGGTTTATTTGTAGGCGTGAGTCGTGGACATGTGACGCAATGTGTGTTTGTGTGCATTGTAATAGCAACGAGAAGAGGTACATAGGGGAAGGAGCAGTCATCTTACACAAGACGACTCATGAGATGCACATGCTAAACGTTTTGTAGTAGTATTTCATCTTAAACTAGCAACTAGGAACGTGTGGCACGCACGTGCATAATCTTGACATTGCACACAGGGAACGTCGCTAGATTTCTACAATTTGCCATCGTGCTCTTTAGAAATAGAAAATGTTTCCTTGTGTGCATTGTTATTAAATTAATTAATTCCAAATTTGCAATTAATCATCTTCCAAATCAAACACATTACCTAATAAAATGTACTAATTGCCTTCCAAATCAAGCTTATGGTTTCCACATATAGTGCACGGTTAACCCATCAACTATTCGAGGTATGTGAACCATATGAGTAGATATGGATGATTGAGATATCAAATAGACTAGCTACAAAAAAAACTAGATGCATTTATAGTTTAGAGTTGATCTTGAAAATAAATATATAGTCAAATAACTTTTCCTTCAACTAATTCTAAGAACAACATGATTCTTTGTGTAAatatatctatacctaatattaaagtgcggttgtttcttccaaccgtcgtggttgttttgcaaaaaaaaaaaccctcaaaCTTTACTAAAATCAACCCGCGATCCAATTTCATCATCGACTGTTTCAGCCATCCATCATTGACCGTTGACATCCTCCCACTCCATCTTAGTTCCCGCATCAATCGCGGATCACCCCCACCCCGCTTACAAGTTCAAATCTCTATCTGTTATCCTGGTCTGCAAGCTCCCCTTCGCCCTATCCGTTAGCCGGCCACACGATGCTCGTCACCTCCCTTCTCCTGCTCCCCGCGCCGCCTATCTGTGTCTCACCTCCCTGCATAAGGACACGCGACACAGCGGTAGGAGATCAAATTTGGGAGCTGCAGCTGCACGCTTGTCAATCTGCATGTGGATTGGGGCTTATCTGATTTCGTTGCTTGATGTGAAATACAACTAAGAGGGATCAAAGAGAAGGAAGATTTGGCTTGCGTGAATTGGTTGCTCGACTCGGATTTGGTGGTGCTCGCGTGTTCATGCTAGAGGAAGAGGAGCAAGGAGGTGTTGGCTTTACTGTCGCCTACTGAATCGAGCATTGCTGGTGCGAATCAAGCTGCAGGCTACAGCAGCCGTGGAATCGAGCACCGCCACCCAACTGCTGCCCTGGACCTGCAGCTCAACCACCGCCCCTCAGCAACTCTTCCTCCCTGCCTGATGTGCTCCTCCAGCACTCTGCCATGCGCCATGGGCCAAAACACTGAGGCCCTTGACCTTCTGGCCCCCACGCGCTGGTCCACTGCAACCACGGTGCTTACCAGCTAGGAGAAAGAACGCGATGGAGGGGAGGCAAATACtaggagctcctgctcgttggCCCTCCACCGGCCCTGGCACCTTGCTCGCCAGCACTGCTCACAATGGTGCCGGCCACGAAGCGGCACATGGACGGACGGTTCACAATTGTAAAAATGGACGGTAGAAGCCTGGCAGAGATAAGACTCAGCATATTTACATAAAAGCTCCTTTAGTTGTTCTAAAATGTGCCACTGACTAATCCTAAAATGCAATTTTGAATAAACATCTTCAAAAAGATCCTAGGTTTCTTAGTATTTGAGTAGAGGAATTTGTATTTCATAGCCGCAACAAACATATACTATATGTCTATCTTTTTCGATCACATCAATTAAAATGCAAATATATGCTCCATCATTTTTTCTAAGTATAATAATCATGCGCTAATATTATTTGCACAAATTTATAATTATTTAAGTAGttcattttaaatttaatatttttcttccgttgcaacgcacgggcatatttgctaATATTTTTTCAAACATGGCAAGGTTTAGGATAATAGATCGATCATCTTTCTTGTTCTTTTTAATAAAGTATAGTCGATGCGCACCATATTaatagagagagagaaaagatggTGCGTGGATCAAAGGGGTAGTTCCACATTTGATATCATTTATATGATAGTCTTTCCATTCTCTAGTATTTGGACCCTAGGATCATTTTTATGTATGGATCAAAGGGGTAGTTCCACATATTGAGAAGACTAAAAGCACAAAACTGTGACCCCCCCTAACATCTCATTGAGCTCTAGTAGGATAACCACAATACTGTGGCCATTTTTCCCACAAGTTGTGCGACCAAACTGGCTTTGCGTTCAAGTATATGATATTTTCAAGGTTTTTCCCAACTCAAAAGCTCTTCCTCCCAAAATTGGAAGCTTATTCGGATCAGTCAAACGTTTGGGCCGACAGACCGCTTCGTTAGTTTTGCTGCACACACACCTGGGCTGATCATAAAACAGCACACATTGGGCCGAAAGATTGCGCCCAGTCATTCGATTCgttagtactccctctgtcccaaattactattcgtttccTCTTTTCTAGATGTAAGAATGATACAACACAcattgggacggagggagtatctgttttagggcctgttttcttccacttgctaaactttagcacccgtcacatcgaatgtttagatactaattaggagtattaaacgtagactatttacaaaacccattacataagacgaatctaaacggcgagacNNNNNNNNNNNNNNNNNNNNNNNNNNNNNNNNNNNNNNNNNNNNNNNNNNNNNNNNNNNNNNNNNNNNNNNNNNNNNNNNNNNNNNNNNNNNNNNNNNNNtagattcgtctcgccgtttagattccacttatgtaattggttttgtaaatagtctacgtttactactcctaattagtatctaaacattcgatgtgacacgtgctaaaaataagacacgggaagaaaacgcccccttaatcTCATTCATTTTTGCTTGTAATGATACCATTGTTTTTATATTTTAGTCTTTCACTAATGATGGTGGAATTCCATATATATAACCGCATTAGTCTCTGTCACTGGTTTTGTCAAAGCTCAGCAAGGTGCATTGTTAATCAGATGGTGGCCTGGCTGCCTACTTGGAGGAAGAGCCGGCCGTCGAACACCCTTAAATAACGCAGCCGTTGCGCAATGCAAACGGAAAGAATGACATGAACTTCGATCTCGAAAGATTTCACACGCACCCAAGTTATCCACGCATGGGGATTCCAGTTGGTGACTGAGTTATCCATGACGCACATACGGGAGCATGGACGCAAGAACAGGCCAGATACACGCACAGGAAAGTGAATTATTTGACCTTCCCGTTGTGCACTTGTGGGAGTTTTTTTTAATGATTTGACCTACACGGATTTGTGAGATGTAACTGTGTGCTGCAATTCACAGTGACCTACTCCTGCTCATCACCTTTTGTAATTAGTTTCTCTGAATAATCTGACTCACAGTTTAATTGGACAAACTAATAGGGTATATATCCATATATGTTCTATTTTCATGAAAAAAATACTTCATACTAAAATACGTATATAAATAACATATACACAGcatatgttttactttctactccctctattccaaattataggtcgttttgaattttttagattcataaagtttattatgcacttagatataccctatgtctagatatataataatatctatgcatctagaaaaactaaaatgacctataatttggaacggatggagtaattATTCCCCCCTCGAAACAGAAGAGAAATACCCCTCAAATTCTAACAAAGAAATTTGATCCATTGTCATCGCCAATTCTTTGACTGAACAAATACAAGATAATTTGTGAGAGATCTAGCCCATTTCATGCCACATTCTTGGGGATCAGAAATTCTGAAGTCAATTCCAATACCGTGGGCAAACAAGCTGCGCCCCAGGATATATTCTCATCCAAATAAACTCTCAATTATGACATGCCCTAACTACTTTTTCtgttcctccgttccaaattgtaggtcgttttagcttttttaaattaatagatattattattcatctagatatagtgtatgtctaatagaaaaattaaaatgacctacaatttgtgATGGGGGGAGTAACAtactagatatagtgtatgtgtaatagaaaaatcaaaacgacctacaatctGGGATGGAAGGAGATGGAAGGAGTAATATGTTATTATCCTTAATTACATCCATGAACTTCAACGcgaaaaatttaaaaattttcGCCCAACTTGCGCGGCTTATATATACACCCGTCACTAAGCAAATTTAGTACTCCAAGAATCTAAGATACCGCCACCATCTACAGCTAGCTCAGCTGCCTGCACAGCTGCACTGCGCTGCAGAAAGCTACGACCTCGATCGAGTGAGCCATGTCGCTCTCGTCCAACACCAACTCGCTTCCCTACTCGACGGACAAGGGCGGGTACAGCACCCACGACACGCTCGTCCTCCTCGGCATCGGCTtctgcgccaccgccgtctcAATCCTCATCATCGTGCTCTGCGAGTGCctgtgctgccgccgccgccgcgcgggggGCACGGTCGTGTACGTGGCGGCCAGGCCGTTTTTTCTGCACGGcgacggagacggcggcggcgggctgagCCCCTCCGCGGTGGCCGCGCTGCCGTCGTTCGTGTTCCGCAGGGGCCTGGCGGCGGTGagcagcggcgccggccgcggcgagggcagcggcagcggcagcgggcgCGGGTGGGCGCAGTGCGCGGTGTGCCTGAGCCTAG contains:
- the LOC101756672 gene encoding E3 ubiquitin-protein ligase EL5 → MSLSSNTNSLPYSTDKGGYSTHDTLVLLGIGFCATAVSILIIVLCECLCCRRRRAGGTVVYVAARPFFLHGDGDGGGGLSPSAVAALPSFVFRRGLAAVSSGAGRGEGSGSGSGRGWAQCAVCLSLVQEGEVVRRLPACMHLFHVCCIDMWLRSHSTCPLCRATVEPTKQASSKEQAPPV